Genomic DNA from Shouchella patagoniensis:
ATAATTTAGATTGTTGGGGAGTGGAAAAGATGGAAAAAGCATTGATCTTTTTTGACATTGACGGAACACTTTTAAATGATGAAAAACAATTGCCTGCTTCTACGAAAGAATCAATTCGTTTATTGCAAGAAAAAGGTCATGATGTTGCCATTGCGACTGGCCGTGCCCCTTATTTTTTTAAAGACTTACTCCAAGAACTTCAGATTGATTCGTATGTTTGTTTTAATGGACAATACGTTGTTTATAAAGGTGAACTCATTTACCAAAATACGTTAGACGAAACAACGTTTAATAAGTTTGAACGTTATGCGTCTTCATTAAACCATCCGCTCGTTTTTATGGCCGAAGAGTCCTATACGACAAACGGGAAAGATCACCCTGATGTTCGAGAAAGCATTCAATCATTAATGATTGATTTACCCGAATACAATCCAGATTTTCATGAACAAAAGAATTTACATCAAGCACTCTTATTTTGTAAGCCAGACGAGCAACAACAATATGTTGAACGTTTTCCTGA
This window encodes:
- a CDS encoding Cof-type HAD-IIB family hydrolase, with product MEKALIFFDIDGTLLNDEKQLPASTKESIRLLQEKGHDVAIATGRAPYFFKDLLQELQIDSYVCFNGQYVVYKGELIYQNTLDETTFNKFERYASSLNHPLVFMAEESYTTNGKDHPDVRESIQSLMIDLPEYNPDFHEQKNLHQALLFCKPDEQQQYVERFPEFKFVRWHPLSVDVLPREGSKAYGISKFIAHAKINLKHVYAFGDQLNDLEMLSYVEHGVAMGNAPAQVQAQARYITKDVNEDGIKHGLSLVGLLS